CTGAGCAACGCTGCAGATCTGCTGGAAGAGCTCGGAAGCGAGCAGGCGGACGTCGATGCGGCGCGCCTGCTCGAGCAAGTGGCGAAGCACCTGGTCGAGGCCGCGGCCTTCGAGGCCGCCGAGCAGGCGTATCAGCGCTGTGGAGTCCTGTACGGCCGGCACGGGATGCCGCGTGACGTTGCCCGCGCGAAAGCGGGAATGGGTAATGCGATGCGCCGGCAGGCCCGCTACGAGGAGAGCCGGGTCGTGCTGCTGGAAGCGCTCGAGGTGCTGCAGGACGGCCCGGACGCGGACACCGTGGAAGCGCTCAACCTGGTCGCGTCGCTGGAGGGGTTTGCCGCGAACCACGCGGAGGCCGAGCGCTACATCACGCAAGCCTTTGGGCTGGCCCACGAGCTCGGCCTTCCGCTCAGCAACTTCGTGCGGCTGTTCATCTCCCAGGGAATCATCGAAGACGGCCAGAACCGGCACGCGCAGGCGGTTGCGTCGTACCGCGAAGCAAGCCGGCTCGCTGAGATCTTCAGTGACACCGACCGGCTCGGCATGGCCAACCTCAACCTCTCCGACTCACTGCTGGCCCAAGGGTCGTGGGACGAGGCGGTAGAGGTCGCGCAGCGAGGAGTCGAGCAGCAGCGTCGTGCGGGTGCAGGCACCTGGCAGTTCGCGACCGGCAACCTCCTTCAGGCCTTGCTCTTCGCCGGTCGCTGGGACGAGTGCGACGCGGTCGCGCAGCGGACGATGACCGAGAGCACGACCGACGAGCCCTACCTGCTGTGGATGGTGGATGTGCTCGCGGCGCTGCGCGGGACGGAGCGTGACCCGGCCAACCTCGAGGTCGTTCGGACGCTCGCCGGCTCCGAAGGCCCGCAGGATCGGATGATGGTCGCGATCACCGAGGCATTCGACGCAGTGGCGCGCGGCGACCATGCGCTGGCGCTTGCCAAGGCCCAAGCCGCGATCGACGTGGGCGAGCAGATCGGCATTGCGGGCGAGGGCGTCCGGTGGTGCTGGCCGATCGCGGCGGATGCCGCGCTGGCGCTCGGCGACATTCCGCAGGCCCAGCGGCTGCTGGACTGGTGCGACGAGCGCCCGGTTGGTTTTCTGCACCCGATTCTCCGGGCCGACCGGCTTCGCGTGCAGGCCCGCCTGCAAGCCGGCCGGGGCGATCCGGCGGCGGCTGCGACCTTCGAGCGCGCGATCGAGGCGCTGCGCGAGACCCGCTCCCCGTACTACCTCGCGGTCGGGCTGGCCGATTTCGCGGACTACCGATTGGCGAGCGGTGATCTCACCGCCGGCGCGGAGCTGGCTGCGGAGGCGCGGGCAATCGCTGCCCAGCTCGGCGCCGGGCCGCTGCTCGCCCGGCTGGCGGCGGTCTGGCCGGATCCAGCCGTCGACGGGTTGTCGGCCCAGCCGAATCAGGTGCTGGACACCGAACAGCTCTCGGTCGTCGACAGCTGATGGCGACACGCATGGCCCACAGGTGTCGCTAGGGCGGCACGCATGGCCCATGGGTGTCGCTAGGGCGACTCGCATGGCCCACGGTGTCGCTCGTTGGGGCGGCATGCGAGCGTGCGGCCGAGCGGGTTCAAGATCGCGAAAGTACCCTTCGGGCGTGACGCGTCCCGGTGTAACGCGCCTACCGGCGGGTAAGTCGCAGGCAATGGAGACCAGCAACCGGTCGGCCCCGCCCCGACCGGTGATCGCGGACGTGCACCCGCGGGTCGAAGACGGCAGGTACGACGCCAAGGCCACCGCCGGCGAGCTCGTCGAGGTGAGCGCGGACGCCTTTGCCGACGGCCATGACCTGCTTGCCGTCGAGGTGGCCTACCGGCACGAGTCGAAGCGACGCTGGACGCGGGTCCGGATGGCATCGGTCGGTAACGATCGCTGGCGGGCGATGATCGAGCTCGCCGGGCCCGGCCGCTATCACTTCCAAGTGCATGCTCGGGTCGATCATTTTGCGACCTGGCTGCACGAACTGCGGGCGCGGGTCGCGGCGCGCCAGGACGTCTCGCTCGAGCTGCGGGTCGGCCTCGAGCTCGCCAAGCCCGCGCTCGCCAAGGCCAAAGGCGCCGACCGGGCCGGGCTGGCCGAGTTCGTCGGCCGGCTGGAGGCGGGCCGGACACCGGACCTGGCAGACGTCGACGACCACGAGATCACGGCGCTCGTCGGTCGCCATCACACGACCAGTCCGGAGGCCAGCTCCGCGGTGTACGGGATCCGGGCCGAGCGGGAACGCGCCCGGTTCAGCACGTGGTACGAGTTGTTTCCCCGCTCGACGAGCGCGAGGCGGGGGACGCACGGCACGTTTCGCGACGTCCTCGACCGGCTCGACTACGTGGCCGATCTCGGTGCCGACGTCTTGTATCTTCCGCCGATCCATCCGATCGGCACCACGGCGCGCAAGGGCCCGAACGGCGCACCGAGCCGGTCCAAGAAGGACGTCGGGAGCCCGTGGGCGATCGGCTCGCCCGAGGGCGGCCACACCGCGATCCACCCCGAGCTGGGCTCCTACGAGGACTTCGACAAGCTGGTCGCAGCGGCACGCGACCGTGGCATCGACGTCGCCCTCGATCTCGCCTTCCAGTGCTCACCGGACCACCCGTGGGTGACCGAGCATCCGGAGTGGTTCAAGCATCGTCCCGATGGCTCGATCCGGTACGCCGAGAACCCGCCGAAGAAGTACGAGGACGTCTACCCGCTCGACTTCGAGACCGAGCACTGGCATGCGCTGTGGAGCGCGCTGCTCGACGTCACGCTGTTCTGGGTCGGCCATGGCGTCACCGTGTTCCGCGTCGACAACCCGCACACCAAGCCGTTCGCGTTCTGGGAGTGGCTGATCCCGACCGTGCAGCAGGAGCACCCGGAGGTGCTGTTCCTCGCGGAGGCCTTCACCCGGCCGAAGATCATGAAGCAGCTGGCGAAGCTCGGGTTCACCCAGTCGTACACCTACTTCGCCTGGCGGACCGAGAAGTGGGAGCTCGAGCAGTACCTCACCGAGCTGACCAAGACCGATGTCGCCGACTACTTCCGGCCCAACTTCTGGCCGAACACCCCCGACATCCTCACCGCCCAGCTGCAGCACGGCGACCGCCGTACGTTCATGGTGCGGGCGTTGCTTGCCGGGACGCTGGCCGCGAGCTGGGGGATGTACGGCCCCGTGTTCGAGCTCTGTGAGACGCGACCGCGTCACGAAGGCTCCGAGGAGTATCTCGACGGTGAGAAGTACGAGATCCGCCGGTACGACCTCGCGTCACCGGCCAGCATCGCGCCGTTCATCAGCCGGCTGAACGCAGCCCGGCGGGCCCAAACCGCGCTGCAGCACGACCGCACGCTGGAGTTCCACGGGATCGACAACGACCAGCTGATCGCGTACTCGAAGACGGTGCCCGGCTCCAGCGGGCTGTCCGCCGACGCGGCCGAGTGCCCGGTGCTGGTCATCGTCAACCTGGATGCCCGCTACCGGCAGTCCGCATGGATCGACGTGCGTCTCGACGTGCTCGGCCTCGATGTGACGACGCCGTACGTCGTCCACGACCTGCTGACCGACCAGCGCTACGAGTGGCGGGGCTCGCGCAACTTCGTCATCCTCGAGCCCGACGTCACGCCGGGTCATATCTTCCGGGTCGAACCGCCAGGCGGAGTGCTCGAGTGACTTCGACCGCCGAGGCTCTCCCGCCGGTGGAGACGGTGTCGACGTGGTACCAGGACGCCGTCATCTACGAGGTGCACGTCCGCGCGTTTGCGGACAGCGACGGCGACGGCATCGGGGACTTCCGCGGGCTGCTCGGCAAGCTCGACTACCTGCAGGAGCTCGGAGTGACGGCGCTCTGGCTGCTGCCGTTCTATCCCTCGCCGTTGCGCGACGACGGCTACGACATCGCCGACTATCGCAAGGTGCATCCGGCGTACGGCACGCTGCGTGACTTCCGTGCGGTGCTGCGTGGTTGCCACGAGCGGGGGATCCGGGTCATCACCGAGCTGGTCCTGGCGCAC
This region of Mycobacteriales bacterium genomic DNA includes:
- a CDS encoding alpha-1,4-glucan--maltose-1-phosphate maltosyltransferase; its protein translation is MTRPGVTRLPAGKSQAMETSNRSAPPRPVIADVHPRVEDGRYDAKATAGELVEVSADAFADGHDLLAVEVAYRHESKRRWTRVRMASVGNDRWRAMIELAGPGRYHFQVHARVDHFATWLHELRARVAARQDVSLELRVGLELAKPALAKAKGADRAGLAEFVGRLEAGRTPDLADVDDHEITALVGRHHTTSPEASSAVYGIRAERERARFSTWYELFPRSTSARRGTHGTFRDVLDRLDYVADLGADVLYLPPIHPIGTTARKGPNGAPSRSKKDVGSPWAIGSPEGGHTAIHPELGSYEDFDKLVAAARDRGIDVALDLAFQCSPDHPWVTEHPEWFKHRPDGSIRYAENPPKKYEDVYPLDFETEHWHALWSALLDVTLFWVGHGVTVFRVDNPHTKPFAFWEWLIPTVQQEHPEVLFLAEAFTRPKIMKQLAKLGFTQSYTYFAWRTEKWELEQYLTELTKTDVADYFRPNFWPNTPDILTAQLQHGDRRTFMVRALLAGTLAASWGMYGPVFELCETRPRHEGSEEYLDGEKYEIRRYDLASPASIAPFISRLNAARRAQTALQHDRTLEFHGIDNDQLIAYSKTVPGSSGLSADAAECPVLVIVNLDARYRQSAWIDVRLDVLGLDVTTPYVVHDLLTDQRYEWRGSRNFVILEPDVTPGHIFRVEPPGGVLE